The sequence cacccaccctttaagtatttataagcattgataaggtcacccctcagccgtcttttttccagactgaagagacccaaatccctcagcctttcctcataagagaggaaATATACTGGGATTTTGACCTCAAGTGTCGGATATTTGTCCAATTGATGCACCTTTAATAGCACTGAAGTTTCAGCTGAACCACATGATTTTAGAATTCAATTCAAGCAACTAAGAGATTTATCAGGAATTCCACTATTTGTCCCATCCGGCTTCAGCCTGTCCCCAAGTGGACGATAGCGTCTGGtgcagtttttttcttcttccgtgAGTCGTTGGAGGTCAAATAGGGCAACTGGGATTCAGGTTAGTGGGAGGCTCCTAGGAAAGAGGTCAGCAGGACAGTTAATGGAGAATGAGTGTTAATTATGAGGGATAGAAGAGAAAAGGTATTATGGGGGAAAAGATTTAGAAGTCATTTGCAGGAAGCTAGGAAACTGAGAACTGGGGAAAAACAGCTGTGCTATTTATGAGGAACTGGATGTGAAgttctgaaattaaattttttccttctgggctCTTGATAAGAAGGAACATACACAGTATAAATACACACTCCTGCCTCTATTGTAAGGGCTGATACTTCCAAGATAAACTAAAGCAAAATAAttgaattaacattttaaagctgtataagaagaaacagaaggctGAGTAGCTTAAATATAGAGTGAGGCAGGCAAGGAGgataaaggaggggaaaaaaccatcTAGTCTGTAGCAAATTTTCATCAGGGTCTTTGATTCAGTTGTCTGGCCCCTGGGGGCCACTGTTGATCTAAAAACGTCCGAGAGCCAAAGGACCTGTACTGGAGACAGATGGATTTCTCCATCTGAACCATGTGTGTGTGAGACAGAGACACGGAGTGGTGGACAGGGGAAAGACactcagctgggagagctggagagtGCTTTGCCTTCTTCAGCAGAAGGACCATTTTCTTTGGGACAGACACGGCATCCTCGTCGTTCTGCTGTAAGCCCCGCCAAGCCAAGGGCCTGTTGTCTCGATGGCGGAGCAGGAGGAGGACGGGCGGCTGGGTGCCTGGGGGAGTGGGAGGACTCTGTGATCCTTCTGGGAGCCCTCGCACTGGTTGAAACCTGGCTGCAGGAAACCTTCCACCCAGCGGGCACAGGAGTGGAGTAACTCGGATTTGTAGTGTGGGGAGTGTGGGTATGGCGGCAAAGCTTCAACAGGTGCACGGGCATGATAAGAATGCGTAATTAAATATGCAAAGGCTGAATAATAGAATGTGTAAAATACACCAGCATCCCGAGATCCAGGTTCAGCAGCATTTCTGTCACTGTTTGATTGCTACCTGTTAAATTCAGCAGTTTGCAGTGCTGAATTTTGGAtgtcagctcagaaaaaaaagggCTCTGTTCCGCTTCTCTTTCCCCAAGGCTTCTGTCATGGGGTTATTAAGACAGTAAGTACCACGGCGGGTCTACAGGTAATTAATGTTCCGCTTTGACCACATCGTTTCTCCTGCGCAACGCAACGCTGCTGGAGCCAAACCGAGATCTTGCTCCTGAAAGAAGCTTCCTCGTCAGTCACAGACCAGAACcccgggctggaagggaccacgAGGACCATCCCTTCCACCCTTTGCCGGTCAAGATGGCCCgaatgggggcagggaggagccGCCCTCGGGCGGGCGAGGTGGGGAGGCCGACGCTGTAGGCCGGGCGTCCGCATGCCCTAAATGCCGGCTTCCCCCTTCTCTTCCCGGGAACCGCCCGCCCCATCCCTGCCCGCCGCCTTCGCGGAGGAATCTTGCCCCGCGCCGCGCTCCGTCCGCGGAggggcggggctgggcggggcggggcgcgcggcggcggggctgagggggcacgCGGAGCGCCGCCGGCGCCATGTCGTTCCGCCGAGCCTTGGCGCTGGCAGCCTGCGGGCTGGCCGGGGGCTCCGTCCTCTTCTCCGCCGTTGCCGTGAGCAAGCAGCCGGCCCGCGGCGGCGAAGCCGAGCCGCGGACGGGGGGCTCCGCCGTCGCCGttccccccgcctccgccgcgccgccgggtttgctgctgctgccgcccgccgccgccgccgccgcctcctcctgcccGCCGGCTCCCGGCTGGATCGAGAGACCCGCCGGCACCGGCGGCTACTGGGACAGCAACTGGGACAGGTAGGGGCGGCGGGGACCCGCTGTTGGCGGCGGCTGTGGTGAGGGAAGGGGGCGCGAGGTGGGCTGCTCAGggcagaagagagaggaaattCTTGGAACTTCTTGGAAATTCTTGGCGTTCTGGGGCACCCGAGTGCTCTGAGGGGCCTGCTGGTGCTTGTGCTGGCCATGGAACTGCAATTAGTGTTCTTAAATCCCTGTAAAGGTAATGTTGCCTTGAACCTAACTTAATTGTGTTCGTCATGGTGTTGAAATGCAATCACCCAAGGGTTAACTACATATTTCTGATCTTTAATTAGAACGTGCAAAGATCTGTATTGAGCTTTGACTCATTTAGCTTCCGTCTGGTAGAATTGTCTCCCCAGGGAGACTTCTGTCAGGCTCAAGTATAATCGCAGTAAATCCAAACTTAAGCACCAACAGATTTTTATTGTATAATTCagcctggtttgggttttgagaTGCTACAGAATCAAATGCTCATATAAACAGGGCTATGTACAcctaattataaaaataaaaccttcattAAAGAAGGTATATCTGGTTACGCAGTTACATTGAGGGAGATACTAAAGCTACTTGTTTAACTGCAGATCCAGACCTTTGTGGTGCTGCTAAATGGTTGATTTTCTTCAGGGATTCTAAAGTACTTTCAGACTCTTGtaacgcttcttttttttttttttttttttaactaattcagGAAGTAGAGATTGTGCTATAACTGATGTCACTGTCAAAATTGCCTGAACAAATATAGCTAGATAACACTTAATGGCAGTTAAGGATAGTGTACTATATCACCATCCATCATAGTGCGCAAACAGTGGAAGTGTATTATGCAAATACATTATTGCAGATCAGCTTTAGTTTTCTGCTGCTTGGTGTCTCCCAGTCGGTGTGGTTTGACTTTGGCTATACCTGGTTGAAGTCTTAATTTTGATTTTTGGATGATATTGGCAGAAACACTCTAACGTGTAAAGGTGTCAAATGGCTTATAAATACACAAATGTGTATAACATTTATAAATGTATGTAAACGTGCTTggatttttcagacattttttctgttttcctaatgtACCTTTCCAGCAATATAGTTTCTACTGAACCAAAAGAAGTATCCTATGAAACAGCAATGGAACTTCTTGTTATTAGactattgtttcatttttattgcctTGCTGAACTTTGTCAACAGCTTGAGGAATGTGTTGAGCCTCATTGCTTAATAGAAATCAGGTTTCTACTAAAGCAAAGTGGATGCAAGGCTTTTTAAAGCCAATCTTGCCGTGAACTGTAGAAATAGGTATGTGAAGCAGCAATTTTCTGTGACCAGATTACTTTGTCTCgaactgaataaaaattatattcttgatttaaaaaaaaagaaaaacaaataaagaaacaagTTTAATTATAATAATGGAAGAAGTGAGATCTgatacaaattaaataaattaactgtTCTTTAGGTATGAGGTGAAGGGAAAGGATTTACCCTCTAAGGTGGAGAGACATAGCAAAAGTATTTGTGTTGATGGGGTAGAGGATCAGTGCAGAGAGGGGACCAGAAGACCAATCTATGGGAGGCTTGGACAGCGTTGATGATGATAGTGCGGTGTTGGCAGCAAGAAACCTGTGGCACTGGTCTGTGgtactgggggagggaggggaagagcctCCGTGCCTGCTGTCATCTTGCGGAACCGGATCAACTGGGTGATGTGCAAGAGGGAAGGTTATGGTGTGCAGAAAGGGAGACTTGTCTGCAGTGTGACAAGATGGAAGAAAGATTAAAGTGGCATGAGGGGAGGGAACGATGAAGATGAAAGGATAAATAAACATGCCAGGCTGAACAACAAAAAAGCGTTACTGGAGAGACCTGATATGACCCGGtttaaagtacaaaataattCTCAATATGCACTGCAGAAAATTGGagtaacattttctttcccttatgtTCAGTCAGcacctcttccccttttcctggATATCGCTCGCGGTTATTTTTTCTTATCAAAAACCCTACCCTACTGTGACTGAAACTGAGTGAAAATCCCAAGAACAACTATTGAATTAACAGGAATTAATATAAAATCTCTGCTAGTGTTTATAATCTTCTTGTCCAGACAGACTGTAGCTTTCATGTGTTTTAGTGTACACCATCTGTTTGCATTAGGATTTAactttttctgttgcatttgttgcttttttccccccaagaattAACTGAGGGGTGGCTGTTGCCAAACAGCAAATTTATCTGTGTCAGATACACCTTTTAACCTACAGCattaacttttgttttttttaatgcaggctTTTATTTATATCTCTTGAACAATGGTTTAATCAGTTTTGCAATATAAATGGCTAAATAGTCAATTTTAGTATGTCAGTTATATCTAGAACTGAGGCAAGACTGTAAAATTCCTCAAGGAAACCCAAAATCTGTAAAATTTATCTGCCTTTTAATCTCCCCTATCtaaaaatgatgttttaaatgtgtttgtttagACGTGAACCACTGGCTCTTatcaacctcaaaaaaaaaaacgaagaaaCTGGGGAAGAAGAACTTGCCTCGCGCTTAGATCACTGCAAAGCAAAAGCCACCAGGCACATATTCCTTATCCGTCATTCTCAATATAATTTGGATGGCCGGGCTGATAAAGACAGAACTCTGACCCCACTTGGTATGTATTCTAGAAGCATCGTACTTTGCGTTTTGAGAAAATTGTTTTTCACCTACTGCTGTCGGATGAGTACAGGTCAGTAACTCACCTCTGTTCTGGGTCTCACTGCCAAACCTTAATCCACTTTCTGGATCCTTTGTGGCAGAAAGATGTCATGAATAAGTTTGGTTTTTCCATTTTTGATCCTCTAAATCCAGACATTAAAATCTGCCTTACAGAGTTCTAAACGTACTCGGTTGTAAAGAACATTCACAAAGGAAACTTCCAAGTTATCTTAAGGTTCCTTGAGCAAATTTTCACGCTAGTTTACATAATTCCTCAAGGCTGAGCTTTTAAACTTAGCTGCATGCCTAAGTTTGggatagttttctttttaaaagctattcCTGTTAGTTAATTTGctgatttataaaaaataaaattgccccTGACTTTCCTTTCAGTTGGAGTATttataattaaatacatttcacTTATGCTACTAAGCACTGATTCTGGGAATACTGCTTATCAGTTGCATGAAATGAGCGTAACCTCTGTCTGTGTTGATCTTAATTCATTGATCCTGTGACTAGGTCTTAAATGCTAATTAGTATTATCTTAATAGTGTACTTAAAAAACAGTGGACACTTTCTTGATTATATGTATGCCAACACTACTTTGAGGGGGGGAGGATTATTGTTGTGCAATGCTGCTTGAGGTTTTAGAAGTCTGGTGACAAATGTTTCGTGTAAACACCTCCCCTCATCCCCCCCGAGTCTTAATCACCAGTGTGCAAACAGGAGTGAGATGGTAGCTTCAGGAGGAAGCTGCTATCTTAAAGTGGTAACAAAGTATATTCTTAATTCTGTCTCATGCCATGCGTTGCCTAAGTTACTTAAACTAACTGTTGCCTTTTCACCTACCTACCTGAAAGATGGAGTAAAGCCTTCCCTGGGGTATCTAAGTGCTGTGGTTCTTAACTGTTCCAAGCTGACGTTACCTTTATGAAAAACGCCCTGTTGGGTCTGAGTTTGACACAGTCTTCTCTTCTGTGCTCCCCGAAGACAGAGGTGGCAGATGGCTTGGGTCAGCACTATCTTTTATTGGAAGTGGCGCCGTGGGGATGGGGCTAGCCAGGGATATTGAATACTTTAGTGAAAGTCTCTGAGtaagttttgattattttctttttttttaataaaaaaacccaaccctgctgATGGAAATATGACTTGAAATTGTCCAGCTAATAAGCTTGATCTGAGTAAGTAGTGACTctgataaaaatgttttccaattactttttgaaaggaaaaacaatgatATTGATGGAGACCTTTTATGTCTATTGGACAACTTTTTCAGTAGTTTGTGTGAGGTGCTTAGATGAGCGTCACCAATTTATATAATGAATATCATCTTTAAGGTCGAGAGCAGGCTGAACTGACAGGACACAGGCTGGCGAGCTTGGGATTAAAATTTGATCAGATTATCCACTCCTCCATGACTAGAGCAACTGAAACAACTGAAATTATAAGCAAACATCTCCCAGGTAAGTGAATTCCCTTAATCTGTCATTGTCTTCTGATCCTTAAAACTCCTTCCAGTAGAATTCTAAGCTTGTCTTTAAGGTTGAGATGTTACTTAGTCAACTTCCATCCCTGTGTGAATATGTCTATAGAAGAAACTAACAAAGAAACTAACAACCCTAATGCTGCGTGTTTCCAGTTCATCTTTAAAAACACAAGAGGGATCTGCCCCTCTGAGTGACTAGCTGCTACCTGTACCtactgctgtgcaggagagctctgcTGGTTGCTCTTCACTTAGgcattttgcaaagcaaagacTTGCAGGTCATCACGCTTGGCTCAGCCCTCAATCTCGGGGGGCAATAGCGCAGGAGAGAAGATGATCGTGAACCGCAGTTCTTGTAGTGATGTTTGCTGTGTTAGTTAACAGGCCCTTCTTGTGTTCTGTGCTGTTCTGTGAGCAGGGGAAGATGTGGCATGCTCACAAAGGTGTAGGGATTTTTTAATGGGCGTGCTTTATTTATGTGCGTTTTGGggatgttgtggggtttttggtggttttgttttgttttactgttttgtttttttttcctcttgctgttcAGACATACTAGGATCTAAACTAAAGGTATTTGTACATAATTCTGTCTGGTATTTTAGCAGATATTCAGGTATGACTAACTGAATGGGAGTTCTCTTAAccattctgtgtttgttttattaaatgtgCTGCTTCCAAAAAACATcccagaacaacaaaacaaaaaatgccagACAACCCTCAAACCCCAAAACAAGCACAATGCCACCCCATCTACACCATCTTTCTTTCCTCAGAGTAAGAGatcaaaatattaatataaatattaaatatcaaaAGTGCAGCATTAGCATTAATTAGCGGTAAGCATTAACTGACGTACAGATTTAGATTAACATCCTTGCAAGTGTATTTCTTCAAAGTGCAGCAGACTGGGGAGACTCAACTTCCTGTGCCAGGCTGATCTGGCTGCTCTCACTTGGAATAAACTTTGTCTTGCTGATGACAGAACAGTTGTGTTGGAGAGACTCACACACCTTGGTAGGAAGTGTATCTAAATGGCcttcaggaaggagaggaagactTCCTTgaagaaagaatatgaaaaatgtattgaTTGTAGAGTTGTGGGTCTGTTTGCAGTGGTAGGTGGAGTAACAACAACTTTCTGAATGTCTGTTTAATATTTCAGGAGTCAAAAAAATTAGCACTGACCTGCTGAGAGAGGGAGCACCTATAGAACCAGACCCTCCGGTCTCTCACTGGAAACCAGAAGCTGTGGTAACTTTTTACTTAaagtttggtggttggtttttttttctgtatttgttttgttttctttaatatactTTATATTGACTTGCAGTGTCTGAGATGATGTTTTTCATTATAGACCTTAGATAACTGCATACTTTTCTCCTCCCCAGTAAGTGTACAGAACagttaaaataacttaaaatccTTAAGTATCAATTCAGCCTCAAATGCGCATCCCTGTAAAGAACTCTATAGAAGACGCAGCCCATCGGCACATGCAGACGATGGCATGTGCTACTCTGAGCTGTGTTTCATTCTGAACTCTGTGTCATTAGCAGTATTACGAAGATGGAGCTCGAATTGAAGCTGCTTTTCGAAACTTCATTCATAGAGCTGATGCAAAGCAGGAAGAAGACAGCTACGAGATCTTTGTCTGCCATGCCAACGTGATCCGCTATATTGTGTGCAGGTACGTCTTGGATTG comes from Larus michahellis chromosome 13, bLarMic1.1, whole genome shotgun sequence and encodes:
- the PGAM5 gene encoding serine/threonine-protein phosphatase PGAM5, mitochondrial isoform X2, which produces MSFRRALALAACGLAGGSVLFSAVAVSKQPARGGEAEPRTGGSAVAVPPASAAPPGLLLLPPAAAAAASSCPPAPGWIERPAGTGGYWDSNWDRREPLALINLKKKNEETGEEELASRLDHCKAKATRHIFLIRHSQYNLDGRADKDRTLTPLGREQAELTGHRLASLGLKFDQIIHSSMTRATETTEIISKHLPGVKKISTDLLREGAPIEPDPPVSHWKPEAVYYEDGARIEAAFRNFIHRADAKQEEDSYEIFVCHANVIRYIVCRALQFPPEGWLRMSLNNGSITHLVIRPNGRVALRTLGDTGFMPPEKITRT
- the PGAM5 gene encoding serine/threonine-protein phosphatase PGAM5, mitochondrial isoform X1; translation: MSFRRALALAACGLAGGSVLFSAVAVSKQPARGGEAEPRTGGSAVAVPPASAAPPGLLLLPPAAAAAASSCPPAPGWIERPAGTGGYWDSNWDRREPLALINLKKKNEETGEEELASRLDHCKAKATRHIFLIRHSQYNLDGRADKDRTLTPLGREQAELTGHRLASLGLKFDQIIHSSMTRATETTEIISKHLPGVKKISTDLLREGAPIEPDPPVSHWKPEAVQYYEDGARIEAAFRNFIHRADAKQEEDSYEIFVCHANVIRYIVCRALQFPPEGWLRMSLNNGSITHLVIRPNGRVALRTLGDTGFMPPEKITRT